The Manihot esculenta cultivar AM560-2 chromosome 1, M.esculenta_v8, whole genome shotgun sequence genome has a window encoding:
- the LOC110613582 gene encoding S-adenosylmethionine synthase 1 — METFLFTSESVNEGHPDKLCDQISDAVLDACLEQDPDSKVACETCTKTNMVMVFGEITTKAKVDYEKIVRDTCRGIGFVSDDVGLDADKCKVLVNIEQQSPDIAQGVHGHFTKRPEEIGAGDQGHMFGYATDETPEYMPLSHVLATKLGARLTEVRKNGTCPWLRPDGKTQVTVEYYNDNGARVPVRVHTVLISTQHDETVTNDEIAADLKEHVIKPVIPEKYLDEKTIFHLNPSGRFVIGGPHGDAGLTGRKIIIDTYGGWGAHGGGAFSGKDPTKVDRSGAYIVRQAAKSIVANDLARRCIVQVSYAIGVPEPLSVFVDSYGTGKIPDKEILKIVKENFDFRPGMITINLDLKRGGNSRFLKTAAYGHFGRDDPDFTWEVVKPLKWEKPQA, encoded by the coding sequence ATGGAGACCTTTCTCTTCACCTCTGAGTCCGTGAACGAGGGCCACCCCGACAAACTCTGTGACCAGATCTCTGATGCGGTGCTAGATGCCTGCCTTGAGCAGGATCCTGACAGCAAGGTTGCCTGTGAAACATGCACTAAGACCAACATGGTCATGGTCTTTGGAGAGATTACAACCAAGGCCAAGGTAGACTATGAGAAGATAGTTCGTGACACATGCCGCGGCATTGGATTTGTTTCAGATGATGTTGGTCTTGATGCTGACAAGTGCAAGGTCCTAGTTAACATTGAGCAGCAGAGCCCTGATATTGCTCAGGGTGTCCATGGCCACTTCACCAAGCGCCCAGAAGAGATTGGTGCCGGTGACCAGGGGCATATGTTTGGTTATGCCACTGATGAGACCCCTGAATATATGCCATTGAGCCATGTCCTTGCCACCAAGCTTGGGGCCCGGCTTACTGAGGTTAGGAAGAACGGCACCTGCCCATGGCTAAGACCTGACGGTAAGACTCAGGTTACTGTTGAGTATTACAATGACAACGGAGCCAGGGTCCCGGTCCGTGTCCACACTGTCCTCATCTCCACTCAGCATGATGAGACCGTCACAAACGATGAGATTGCCGCTGACCTCAAGGAGCATGTCATTAAGCCTGTCATCCCTGAGAAGTACCTTGATGAGAAGACCATCTTCCACCTTAACCCATCAGGCCGTTTTGTCATTGGTGGCCCCCATGGTGATGCAGGACTCACTGGACGCAAGATCATTATAGATACCTATGGTGGCTGGGGAGCCCATGGTGGTGGTGCTTTTTCAGGAAAGGACCCAACCAAGGTGGACAGGAGTGGTGCTTATATTGTTAGGCAGGCAGCCAAGAGTATTGTGGCAAATGATCTTGCTCGCAGGTGTATCGTGCAGGTCTCCTATGCCATTGGGGTGCCTGAGCCTTTGTCAGTGTTTGTGGATTCCTATGGAACTGGAAAGATTCCTGACAAGGAGATACTCAAGATTGTGAAGGAGAACTTTGACTTTAGACCCGGAATGATCACCATCAACCTAGATCTCAAGAGGGGTGGCAACAGCAGGTTCTTGAAGACAGCTGCATACGGACACTTTGGAAGGGATGACCCAGACTTCACCTGGGAGGTTGTGAAGCCCCTCAAGTGGGAGAAGCCTCAAGCTTAA